In Rubrivirga marina, the following are encoded in one genomic region:
- a CDS encoding VWA domain-containing protein, whose amino-acid sequence MSRRIPPVLLAFALLSGCYAVQASSDYYGIDTTLPGETVVFVIDVSGSMEGKQEGTLEDQARGVAAREAGDAVQNTVGGRVGRLLGGQVRGEATKLGGAKRELIPVIRGLDNSTLFTVQTFGDAHDFWRDTPVAAAGNNKSLAMTHVNALDANGGTPILAALERTFGVPGVTTVFLMTDGQPTDASADEIVQRSRQLNRGGVTLHTIGLGPDQDADFLRRLAEANGGTYVDRR is encoded by the coding sequence ATGTCCCGCCGCATCCCCCCCGTTCTCCTCGCGTTCGCGCTCCTGTCGGGGTGCTACGCAGTCCAGGCCTCGTCCGACTACTACGGCATCGACACCACCCTGCCCGGCGAGACCGTCGTCTTCGTGATCGACGTCTCGGGCAGCATGGAGGGCAAGCAGGAAGGCACGCTCGAAGACCAGGCCCGCGGCGTCGCGGCGCGCGAGGCCGGCGACGCCGTCCAGAACACCGTCGGCGGGCGCGTCGGGCGGCTCCTCGGCGGCCAGGTCCGCGGCGAGGCGACCAAGCTCGGCGGCGCCAAGCGCGAACTGATCCCAGTCATCCGCGGGCTCGACAACTCGACCCTGTTTACCGTCCAGACGTTCGGCGACGCCCACGACTTCTGGCGGGACACGCCGGTCGCGGCCGCGGGCAACAACAAGTCGCTCGCGATGACGCACGTGAACGCCCTCGACGCGAATGGCGGCACGCCCATCCTGGCGGCGCTCGAGCGGACCTTCGGCGTGCCTGGCGTGACGACGGTCTTCCTCATGACCGACGGCCAGCCGACCGACGCCTCGGCCGACGAGATCGTCCAGCGCTCGCGCCAGCTCAACCGCGGCGGCGTCACGCTCCACACCATCGGCCTCGGGCCGGACCAGGACGCCGACTTCCTCCGCCGCCTCGCCGAGGCCAACGGGGGGACGTACGTCGACCGGCGCTGA